From one Rosa rugosa chromosome 4, drRosRugo1.1, whole genome shotgun sequence genomic stretch:
- the LOC133743372 gene encoding histidinol dehydrogenase, chloroplastic-like, protein MMDSQVLCFNRNHCFVKTVPQQLQRLQFHTLLAAHKSSSLSFRQGFACKGTSCSMKSYRLSELTPAEVQNLKARPRIDFSSIFSTVNPIVDDIRKRGDAAVKDYTAKFDKVELDKIVVEVSELLDPELDPSIKEAFDVAYDNIYAFHFAQKSAEKTVENMKGVKCKRVARSIGSVGLYVPGGTAVLPSTALMLAVPAQIAGSKTVVLATPPSRDGSICKEVLYCAKKAGVTHILKAGGAQAISAMAWGTESCPKVEKIFGPGNQYVTAAKMILQNSEAMISIDMPAGPSEVLVIADKHASPVHVAADLLSQAEHGPDSQVVLVISGDGVDIKAIEEEVKKQCDSLPRGDFASKALGHSFTVFARDMVEAVSFSNLYAPEHLIINVNDAEKWESFIENAGSVFLGPWTPESVGDYASGTNHVLPTYGYARMYGGVSLDSFLKYMTVQSLTEEGLQKLGPYVATMAEVEGLEAHKRAVTLRLKDIEARQVPNSR, encoded by the exons ATGATGGACAGTCAGGTTCTGTGTTTTAATCGCAACCACTGTTTTGTCAAAACGGTGCCGCAGCAGCTGCAGCGTCTCCAATTTCATACACTACTTGCTGCTCACAAAAGTTCATCTCTTTCTTTTCGACAAG GGTTTGCTTGCAAGGGGACAAGTTGCTCGATGAAGTCGTACAGGCTATCTGAACTTACGCCCGCTGAGGTTCAGAACCTCAAGGCTCGTCCTAGGATTGACTTCTCTTCAATTTTCAGCACG GTCAACCCAATTGTAGATGATATTCGCAAAAGAGGTGATGCTGCTGTTAAGGA CTATACTGCAAAGTTTGACAAAGTTGAACTGGATAAGATAGTTGTAGAAGTATCTGAGCTTCTAGATCCAGAG CTTGATCCTTCTATTAAAGAAGCATTTGACGTGGCATATGACAATATATATGCATTTCATTTTGCCCAGAAGTCAGCAGAGAAAACTGTTGAGAATATGAAG GGTGTCAAATGTAAACGAGTGGCAAGAAGTATTGGTTCTGTAGGTCTTTATGTTCCAGGAGGAACTGCAGTTTTACCTTCTACTGCTCTGATGCTTGCAGTT CCTGCTCAGATTGCTGGATCTAAAACCGTTGTACTTGCGACTCCCCCAAGTCGGGATGGCAGTATATGCAAG GAAGTACTCTACTGTGCTAAGAAGGCTGGTGTAACTCACATCCTTAAAGCTGGTGGTGCTCAG GCGATATCTGCTATGGCTTGGGGTACAGAATCTTGCCCAAAG GTCGAAAAAATTTTTGGCCCTGGAAATCAGTATGTCACAGCAGCAAAAATGATTCTCCAA AATAGTGAAGCCATGATCTCAATTGACATGCCAGCAGGCCCTTCCGAAGTTTTGGTCATTGCGGACAAGCATGCCAGTCCTGTTCATGTAGCTGCAGATTTACTTTCTCAG GCTGAGCATGGCCCTGATAGTCAAGTTGTTCTTGTAATTTCCGGAGATGGTGTTGATATTAAAGCTATAGAAGAGGAAGTTAAGAAGCAGTGCGACAGCCTACCAAGGGGAGATTTTGCCTCAAAAGCACTGGGCCATAGTTTCACAGTGTTTGCTCGTGATATGGTTGAG gcTGTCTCCTTTTCAAACTTATATGCACCTGAGCATCTGATCATCAATGTCAATGACGCAGAAAAGTGGGAGAGTTTCATTGAGAATGCAG GTTCTGTGTTTTTAGGGCCGTGGACTCCAGAGAGTGTTGGAGATTATGCGAGTGGAACAAACCATGTCCTTCCAACATATGGCTATGCGCGGATGTATGGTGGTGTGTCTTTAGACTCCTTCCTTAAGTACATGACTGTGCAGTCTCTAACAGAAGAAGGTCTGCAAAAGCTTGGCCCCTATGTAGCCACGATGGCTGAAGTTGAGGGATTAGAGGCCCACAAGAGAGCCGTAACCCTTAGACTTAAAGATATTGAAGCCAGGCAGGTTCCAAATAGCAGGTGA
- the LOC133746524 gene encoding uncharacterized protein LOC133746524 produces the protein MALCWCCSPRCLLLFFLLSAVPVAYLISLERAAPTTHVYHYHSAGWFRECAKWDDLNRRFLVSFMDGGIGQIPVPDDHTPGAVLEELPLVKHVDLAKNASLGFVIDRPRNRLLVATADVMGNRYSALAAYDLSTWNRLFLTQLSGPSDPKAFADDVAVDSEGNAYVTDCTGSFIWKVGVDGKFLSTIKSPLFTPKEWYKAIVGLNGIVYHPDGYLIVIHTFSGNLFKIDISKGDEVKQIKVVEGSLKFGDGLELLSPTQIVVAGNPSGRLVESTDGWETASVVGKFSGPKHRLATAATVKDGKVYLNHMVAMGYPKKKHAIVEAVFSA, from the exons ATGGCGCTCTGCTGGTGCTGTTCTCCCAGATGCCTCTTGCTCTTCTTCTTACTCTCCGCCGTCCCCGTCGCCTACCTCATCTCCCTCGAGCGCGCCGCCCCCACCACCCACGTCTACCACTACCACTCCGCCGGCTGGTTCCGCGAGTGCGCCAAGTGGGACGATCTCAACCGTCGCTTCCTCGTCTCCTTCATGGACGGCGGCATCGGCCAGATTCCCGTCCCCGACGATCACACCCCCGGCGCTGTTCTCGAGGAGCTCCCCTTAGTCAAACACGTAGACTTGGCCAAAAACGCTTCCCTCGGATTCGTCATCGACCGCCCCAGGAACCGCCTCCTCGTCGCCACCGCTGACGTCATGGGCAACCGCTACAGCGCCCTCGCCGCGTACGACCTCTCCACGTGGAACCGCCTCTTCCTCACCCAGCTCAGCGGCCCAA GTGATCCAAAAGCATTCGCAGATGATGTTGCAGTCGATTCAGAAGGTAATGCATACGTGACAGATTGCACAGGCAGTTTTATTTGGAAGGTTGGAGTGGATGGCAAGTTCCTATCAACTATCAAAAGTCCTCTCTTCACTCCAAAAGAGTGGTACAAAGCCATTGTTGGCCTAAATGGAATCGTTTACCACCCAGATGGATACTTGATTGTTATTCACACTTTCAGCGGCAATTTGTTCAAGATCGACATATCAAAGGGAGACGAAGTGAAGCAAATTAAGGTCGTTGAAGGTTCGCTAAAATTTGGAGATGGTCTAGAGCTACTATCTCCAACGCAGATTGTAGTTGCTGGGAACCCATCTGGTAGACTAGTGGAGAGCACTGATGGGTGGGAGACGGCTTCAGTTGTTGGAAAGTTCTCAGGGCCTAAGCATCGGTTGGCCACAGCAGCAACTGTTAAGGACGGGAAGGTGTATCTCAACCACATGGTTGCCATGGGATACCCTAAGAAGAAGCATGCCATTGTTGAGGCAGTCTTTTCTGCttaa
- the LOC133742590 gene encoding protein trichome birefringence-like 6, whose product MERQRSFSLKPTRFLVFSFTIFSSFIFLTFFTTWLIKATPSVPQQVHLQFNKSSFVLGFRPTTVQSLTGFSGNLPLNGLKDSILKTTHLSKPENASGSAGISLLNESRVAPHEEEKGGGGMDGNFTALAQVEQTVRAEEVEKIELVSSSSKKIEENKTEATAFEKIEISRSGKVEDKRKNGVCDFTRGRWVYDESYPLYTNGSCPLIDEGFNCQGNGRLDKDYMKWRWQPQDCEIPRFNATKMLELIRGKRLVFVGDSINRNQWESMLCMLMGAIKDPNKVYETHRRRITKGKGNYSFRFVDYKCTVEYYVSHFLVHEGKARVGQKRKQILRIDAIDHGSSRWRGADILIFNTAHWWSHYKTKAGINYYQEGGQVHPRLDVSTAFRKSLMTWASWVDRYINPRRTRVFFRSSAPSHFRGGQWNSGGSCKEATKPLDTLGASSSEKNVIAEEVIKQMKTPITFLNITGLSEYRIDGHPSIYGRKSASGSQDCSHWCLPGIPDVWNELLYAHLQ is encoded by the exons ATGGAGAGGCAGAGAAGCTTCTCACTGAAACCCACCAGATTCTTGGTTTTCTCTTTCACAATCTTCTCCTCTTTCATCTTCCTCACTTTCTTCACCACTTGGCTAATCAAAGCCACCCCTTCAGTTCCCCAACAAGTCCATCTCCAGTTCAACAAGTCCTCATTCGTTTTGGGTTTCAGACCCACAACCGTTCAGTCCTTAACTGGTTTCAGTGGAAACTTACCCTTAAATGGTCTCAAAGATTCAATCTTGAAGACCACCCATTTGAGCAAACCTGAAAATGCTTCTGGGTCTGCTGGGATTTCACTTCTTAATGAATCCAGAGTGGCACCACATGAAGAAGAGAAAGGCGGTGGTGGGATGGATGGTAATTTCACAGCATTGGCACAAGTAGAGCAAACTGTGAGAGCAGAAGAAGTGGAAAAGATTGAATTAGTCTCGAGCAGTAGTAAGAAGATTGAAGAGAACAAGACTGAAGCAACTGCAtttgaaaagattgaaatttcaagaAGTGGGAAGGTTGAAGATAAGAGAAAAAATGGAGTATGTGATTTTACAAGAGGGAGGTGGGTTTATGATGAGAGCTATCCTTTGTACACAAATGGTTCGTGTCCTTTGATAGATGAAGGTTTTAATTGTCAGGGCAATGGGAGATTAGATAAAGACTACATGAAGTGGAGATGGCAACCCCAAGATTGTGAAATTCCAAG GTTCAATGCAACAAAGATGCTGGAGCTAATAAGAGGGAAGAGACTAGTTTTTGTGGGTGATTCAATCAACAGAAATCAATGGGAATCCATGTTGTGCATGTTAATGGGAGCAATAAAAGATCCAAACAAGGTCTATGAGACTCACAGGCGCAGAATCACCAAAGGAAAGGGAAATTACAGTTTTAGATTTGTG GATTACAAGTGTACTGTTGAATATTATGTGAGCCATTTCTTAGTTCATGAAGGCAAGGCAAGAGTAGGGCAGAAGAGGAAGCAAATCTTGAGAATTGATGCAATTGATCATGGTTCATCTAGATGGAGAGGAGCTGATATTTTGATATTCAACACTGCACATTGGTGGTCTCATTATAAAACTAAAGCTGG GATTAATTACTACCAAGAAGGCGGCCAAGTTCATCCAAGGCTTGATGTTTCCACAGctttcagaaaatctttgatGACCTGGGCTTCATGGGTTGATAGATACATCAACCCACGCAGAACCCGAGTTTTCTTTCGTAGTTCAGCACCATCCCATTTCAG GGGAGGTCAATGGAATTCAGGCGGGAGTTGTAAGGAAGCTACTAAACCACTTGACACTTTAGGTGCTTCTTCTAGTGAGAAAAATGTGATTGCAGAGGAGGTCATAAAGCAGATGAAAACTCCCATCACATTCTTGAACATAACTGGATTATCAGAATATAGAATAGACGGTCATCCATCTATATATGGAAGAAAATCAGCCTCAGGCAGTCAAGACTGCAGTCATTGGTGTCTTCCTGGCATTCCTGATGTGTGGAATGAGTTGTTGTATGCTCATTTGCAGTAA